Below is a genomic region from Cotesia glomerata isolate CgM1 linkage group LG5, MPM_Cglom_v2.3, whole genome shotgun sequence.
TCGTCATTGCACACATGCAGAGACTAATGGGAAATGATTACGTTTTACAATAACGGTTTTATTAGGGCAATTACTAGTGGTATAGATGATGTTCTTGCGATCTATTGGTACCTGCCAGTGGATgagaaagattattttttgaattgataCTTGCTTTGCCTTTCTTCTCGAATTTTTCTCCGATTTTTGGAGATTCTGGAAATTCTAGCCATAGAGAAAACGACCTATCTCTCCTTTGGGTCATTATATTCCAATGAAAAGTAATTTTCCCGTCGCACCATTTGCTAATCCATCTGATACATCGATGTTAGTTGATGTTATCATGTATGGTTTGTTCCAAAACCAAATGTAATTTTGATATGGCAAACCTCACTGTATCCCAATAGTTgacatttttatgtaatttttggaCGCATAGAAGTTTGCTGTTCAACATTTCTACATCTCAATATATATATCCAGTTGCCTCTGTATTCACTTTTTCTTCTATagaattccaaaatttttatttgttgtatTCAGCAACTGAATGcgatttattaaaacaatcgTATACCGTCTGGACAAAGTCTCTCAGCTTCTTCTTCAGAGTAAATCCGTGACTCAATTAAATCTAGCTCTTCCTGATCTAACAACTGTCCATTaccaatttttgttaatattgttgCAAAACTTTGATTAGCTTGTCGCATAACTTCGTTTAGTTCGAAAATTTTCGGAAGTGACCCAAATAAATCGATGGGAAAGAAAGTTCTTCGGCATgttcatcaaaaattatacttttggGAATATTATATTCTCCAGGAGCGATCCGTAAATACATATCTTCATTCCAAAGTAGAGTTTTCTGTTGTGCTGTTAGACTCTCTTCGACCGGTATATCTTCACTCATTTCTTCTAGATCGATttcattattactattattgttgaaGAAgctttcattaattttaatatcgtaaaataaataaagtggaAGTTTGAAGCAAATACTGAAGTTTTCATGCACTTATTCGTCCTTTTATTAACCAGTCCCATTAAATAGCTTGATCTAtgcattatttttcttttatcgtATACGTTAATACAGTAATCATCATCGACATTATGGGGTAAGAGTTTTACCATATTGTTTACCTCGACTGGTACATTAATGATTTGTCCATAAATCTATATATTGCCCATGAACATGTCGTAACCGTCGAATTTGCATAAATGGAACTCGTGGTGAGACAAAGTCTTCTTCCGAAATTAAGTCATGGTGGTAAAACCCTCaggtattttttcatatttaaaaccGTTATAAGTAGACATTATAGGAATCGCTCTCTTCCCAATTGCTTGGTAACACGTGTTACACAGTAAAATATCTTCAActgtattgtaattttcaacTATTACCCTTAATAATTGTTCATCTTCAGCACGTGGTGATTTTAAATCTAACTTAAACCACAATCGATCACAAACGGAGCACTTATGACCAAAcatattgtttaaaaactNNNNNNNNNNNNNNNNNNNNNNNNNNNNNNNNNNNNNNNNNNNNNNNNNNNNNNNNNNNNNNNNNNNNNNNNNNNNNNNNNNNNNNNNNNNNNNNNNNNNTtcgatttttgttaaaaagaTGACAATACTACTAAAGAGTTGAGATCTGTTCTGAAGCCGATCTCCACTTTAAACTTGATTAACGTCACTTAGAGGTAACTGATAATCCAAATACTCAGTCCATGTCTATATAAGGTTCTTAAGGTTTGAATAATGATAATAGTTTTTAATGGTCATGTTGCCCAATTTCTAGATCTAGTTGCAGATACAAAACCATATATCATTGCTATAACTTTGAAACATGGCTCAAACCGCTACAAGACAGATTCTTTACTTAACTTAGAAAACTTTACAGTCTTGTCAGAAAGAGATGATAGAGGTTTAACTCATTCCGATAATGGAATTGCTTCATTAAGGGTGGGGGTGTGGCATGTTTTCAGTCCACAAAGTCATTAAAAGCTAAAGTCATATATGTTCctaatacaaataatataaatcaaCCCTGAATATTTGAATTACTCGAAGTCATTTACAGACTGGAAATCGCTTATTACTATCAGTAATCTATCGTGAAGCCTCAAAAAGGTAAATGCTTttagatgaatttttttttaatgtaatttcctaaaattaatgataaattacaaaaatttaataattacggGAGACTTGACATTTTGATACTGTTAGAATCCTCTCTATAACACCCCTAATCATTTACATGATCATTTATCACggaattatcattatttttgtgaCCGTTTGGTGCTACTCACCATTCAAATAACAAAGATTCGTGGTTAGATGTTATTATTCTTGATAATCAATCCAAAATGGTCAATTCATTTTGTAAATCTAATCAACCCCTTTTTATAAACGGACATGATTATCTTGTATGCGATTATAGAGTTTGATTTCGAGAAGCCTTCGgcgaaaattataaattacttagCAGAGAACTTTTTCTCAAAGGCTTGGCAAGAAGCTATGAGCAATGCCCTGATGCAATCTCTTAAAATTGATAGTGAACTTTCATAGAAAATTCTGATCCTAATTATTTAACTAGCTTATTTCATGAAGAGACTATTATTGAAATTCTTGAAGGAATTTGCACCCTATTCGTTCACGCAAAATTACTCATGTTCCTGAAATCCCTGGGTCACAAAGAACTTAAAACCAAGTGCAAAAAGAACGTGATACTTTGTATAAACGTgcaaaaagaaataataataaggacctattaaattttttaagaattaaaagaaagaggaattaaaaataaagcttaCGGAGGCTCGtgagaaaagtatttatgCAATGCACTGGAAGTAATATTCCATTAGGTTCAAATGTATGGAGCTAAACTTAAAAGCATTTGGGGTTAATTAAAAGGTTCAAATTCCTCGCCCTTAGAATTTCTTTACGACTCAGAGAGAATTAAATAATCACTTTTGCAAAAATAGTAAGACATCATCCACCATGTAATGAAAGCAACAGCTTtgagaagaaattaaattgtctCATAGTAGTTTTGGTAAATTGTTCCTTTGTATGAACAGAGGATTGACATTGTAAAGATGTAACAAGCTCTTCATCTCACTACTCCAACAAATCTAAGGGTAAAAGTCCGGATGAATTAAATGCTTTATTGGCTAAAAACAATATTCCCCAGATAACAATCTTTCTTACACAGCTTTTTAATCGATCTTTAGAAATACTGCTTATCTTCCCTCAAGCTTGGAAGGCAATTTACATCTTACCATTGAACAAGACCTCTCCCACCGCGTTCCCTCTCTGATACGACCCATTGCAAATACTTCACATCTAAGTAAGGTTTTCGAGAGAATAATTGCTAACCAAGTAGTTACATATCTTGAGGATAATAAtcttattgataaatatcaatCAGGGTTCAGAAAACATCATAGTACTCAATCTGccctattaaaattaacaaatgatATTTCCAGAGCTATGGATAGTAATCAATTAACTCTAATAGTCTTTTTTGATTTGACCAAAGCATTTGATTATGTTAactacaaaattattataaaaacctTGATAGAATTAGGATTTTCTCCTGAGACAGTTAAGTAGTTTCTGTCCTACTTATCTGATAGGTCGCAAGCTGTACTTGATGGAGATAGTAAGCCAGTTGAGTTTAAAACTACAACATCTGGAATTCCTCAAGGGTCTGTTCTAGGACccatattatttctattagtTATGAACTCTGCGGCTAAACGACTTACTTATACAAATCATGGTTTATTTGctgatgataaatatatttatttacattgttATAGTCATCAAATCTATGAAGCTACTAGACAGTTGAACCTAGATGCTCAAGCAGTAGTTGATTGGGCCAGAGATAATGGGTTAGAAGTAAATCTACTTAAAACTAAAGCAATGGTAATGGGATCAAATAACAAAGTAAAAGCTCTTATGCGAGAAGGTATTCCAAAGCTAGAAATTGATGGTGTACCTCTACCTTATATTGAATCAATCAAGTGCCTTGGAGTTCATTTTACGTGTAATTTATCGTGGAACTTACacatcaaaaactataagtaaaATCAATTCGGCATTATATAGCCTGAAATTACGTAGAAATATTTACACttcatcaattaaaaaattacttgtatcggcaactattttaccgttaattgattattgctctatagtattatTAAATGCAACTGATGAAAATGATTGTAAACTCCAACGTTCTTTAAATTCAGCAATTCGCTTCATCTTCAATTTAAAGCGAGATGAACATGTCTCGCCTTATAGACGTGAACTGGGATGGCTCTCGATAAAGAGTCgtcgaatttattttacttgttgttacttttataaattattagaaattggTAAACCTAGCTATTTGCGCGAATTATTTCAAGAAGACCTTACTGTAAGACGCTCTGAGAGACTAGCAgccaagaaaaataatattctcttTAAATTCCCAAATTTCAGTACCACTCATTATGAGTCTTCTTTCGTAATTACAGTTATACGATTATGGGAAGAACTACCAGAGGACATTATAAATTCATCAAGCTTGGaggttttcaaaaataaaatttttgattatttatttaatttagatgtTTGATCATAAACTGTTGTAAATGCttctatcattattttattaatcttcaaACTTCGTTAACCTTCTTTATAtagcttctttttaatttaaagtttcctACCTGTCTCTTTAGTAACATCAaagattcttaaaattattagttaattctttataaattaaatttttatattaatttttaatgtagtatataatattatcacctatctaaaaatattattgtgtaaaacactctaaatatttataagttaaactgcacaataatgtaaaattatatgtaTACTTACTCTTTGTCATTCGGCAACTGCCTTgacataattttgttaataaactaaaCTAAACTAAACTATTTTGGAATATTTTTGTGACTGTTTTAAGACATTTCTGTGAAtattttgggacatttttgtgactattttggaacatttttgtGGATATTTAAGGACACATTTATGACTTTTTTAGAACActttactattttaaattatttatataattatttcggAGTAGTTTTGTGCCGATTTGGAAACATTTTTGTGActattttaggacatttttgtgactattttgggacatttttgtgactattttgggacatttttgtgactactttggaacatttttgtgattatttaTGGACACATTTATGACTTTTTTAGAACACTTcactattttaaattatttatataattatttcggAATAGTTTTGTGCCgattttggaacatttttgtgactgttttggaacatttttgtGACTATTTTAGGACGTTTTTGTGACTATTTTGGAACATTTCTGTGATTATTTTAGGACACATTTAGTCCCAAAACAGTCacaaaaatgttccaaaatcGGCACAAAACTATCccgaaataattatttaaataatttaagataGTGAAGTGTTCTAAGACTATGATAAATGtcaaaaatgtcccaaaaaGTCAcaaaaatgtctaaaaatgTCCCAATCGACACAATGTAttcgaaaataattatataaataatttaaaatagtgAAGTGTTCTAAAAAAGTCATAAATGTGTccttattaaataatcacaaaaatgtcccaaaataGTCACAAAAACGTCCCAAAATAGTCACAAAAATGTTCTAAAATAGTCACAAATATATCTCAAAATAGTcacaaaaatgttaaaaattaaattctgttTTTAATATCTGACCCCATCAAAACAGATCATGTTTCTGATTTGGTCTTGAACAATTTGCAAAATGAGTTGAAAAAATGACgtaagtttgaaaaaattttttgtgagaatttaaaaatgcttaacatttatatttttgatttttcatctGGTGTCACAAAATAGTCCCAAATTGTGTCAATTTTGGAGCTCCCCGCttgggacatttttgtgaCACTTTTGGGACatcttttttttacacgggtatgTTTTAAAGTAATTGAGATTTTGTTACAATGGATTATTCATTGGACTTAGGTAACAACGTTGAGTACAATAAACTTCAGTTAAATTGTTGTATTAGAaaaatctgatgaaaaatttataaacaaaacagAAGAATatatagattttttctcttgattgaacttttcacaaaaaaattcttcattcGATTTTTGTATTTGTTACATACTacatataataaaaactaattaacacAAAAGGAATATTTTACTTTCTGTTAATCTAATCCCCaacaaaagtttaaaaatcatccaattaaaaattattaatgctaATGGTAATTAactagtaattataattaccatcactctctttattattttcattttaaattagtcaacgatggcaaaaaaaatgcatCAGAATCAGAGGAAGAATTACAGAAAgttaaatttcttttcaaaGAAGCTATGGATGCTGATGAATGGGGATGGAAAAACATAGCAGTGATGCTTTATGCAGATGCCGCTGAACTTGGTCTAGATATCGTAAGTGTATTTTAATtaggtaataaatttttagttttgataTATTGTATTTAAACCCATTATGTAGAAAAAGCAAATCGGCAATGAAAATGTGAAGGCAAAACTGACAAACTTAACTCAGCGAGCCATAAACAGGGCCGAAGAATTGGAAGGAATCGACAGGAATAAAATATTCGATCCTTTGCCTCTACTTCAAAATTTACCTACTGTTCCTGAAACGATTCCAGCTTCTCCAACAACTTCTGTCAATAGTTCGCCTTCTTTTGGTAAATCGctattaaaaaactgattttaaccttaaaattattttaaaaatcagttGACTTGTTTACCAGGCAATAATTCACCCGAAAGGTCTCGGAAGCCTTCACTTCACCGGGGAAGCAGTGCTCATCTCAAGGTTACGGGAGGTAGTGGCAATTACACAGAGGAAGAGAAGAAAGTATTGTTGACTACATCTCACATAAATGACAATGAATTCGTCCCATTTATGAGCGTCGATCTtgcagaaaaatttaaattttctacggTATTCGTTGACAAAGATGGTCTATTAGAGCTTGCgccaaaacaaaaaaatagtttcgCTAGGTGGGCGAGACCAAGTGATATTTTTTCTGAGCCAAAAATGCTAATGAACAACCACGTAGATTATTTCAGTATTAAACAAACGGTTGTTTCTGATTGTTCTTTTGTAGCATCTCTTGCCGTTAGTGCTCAGTATGAGAAGAAATTTGGTAACCGTCTTATTACATCTATTATCTACCCtcagaattataataaagcTCCTCTTTACAATCCGTATGGAAAGTACATGGTTAAACTTCATATAAACGGAATACCAAGAAAAGTTGTAATCGATGATTCATTACCGGTTGGCAGTGATGATCAGTTATTATGTTCATATTCAAGCAATCGTGGTGAAATCTGGATTTCTTTATTGGAAAAAGCATATATGAAAGTCATGGGTGGTTATGATTTTCCGGGGTCAAACAGTAACATTGATCTTCACGCCCTTACAGGGTGGATACCAGAAAGATGGGCAATTAGAGTTAATGAACCAGATTTCAATGTCGATgggttatttaaaattctccTAGAACGTCTTCATAATGGAAGTGTTCTTGCAACTGTTGCTACTGGTGAATTGTCTGATTCAGTATCTGACAAAACCGGTCTAGTTCCTACGCATGCTTATGCTGTTTTAGATATTCGACTTGTTGACGGGAAAAGACTTTTGCAGCTGAAAAATCCTTGGTCACATTTACGATGGCGCGGAAATTTTTCCGAGCATGATATTCATCACTGGACACCACAGCTCAAGCGAACTCTTAATTACGATCCCGAATCAGCATCTCAATATGATAATGGTATTTTTTGGATTGACTACGAAAGTATTTGTCGCTTTTTCGATGTCTTTTATCTTAATTGGAATCCAAAACTTTTCAAATATACTTACTGTATTCATCAAATGTGGAAGGCAGGAGTAGGACCTATCAAAGATGCTTATAATATATCAGACAATCCTCAGTTCTCATTGGAAGTTCAACAACCAAATATTTCAGGCGCTATATGGATATTGTTAACTAGGCATATTACCGATATAGCAGACTTTCGACAAAATCAAGAATACATCACTGttttagtctataaaaataatggaaaaagAGTGTTTTATCCTCATGATCCACCGCCGTATATTGACGGAGTAAGAATAAACAGTCCACATTATTTGACAAAGATTAAATTGAATCCTGAGAGTGAATCTAAGTACACTCTTGTTGTTTCtcaatatgaaaaaatgaatacaaTTTACTACACTCTAAGAGCATATGGAACATGTCcgttttctttaaaaaaaatgtctgagCCGTACAAATTTGAGAAagaggtattttttttttttttctattgctTCACTTaatatttcatgtaattaatattagctAATACATGCTTCAGATCAAAGATGGTCAATGGAAAATGGAAGATAAAACTGCTGGAGGATGCGGTAATCATCCAGGCACTTATCAAGATAATCCGCGTTATCAGATTAATTTAGAAAGTACTCACAACAATAATTACctcttgataattttaaaaggaccaaaacaatatcaaattggttttgaaataatttctatgaataaTACAAATACGCCGTCCACTTTTCAAAACAAGACTTCAGGACCATTCAGGTTAAGAAATACTAATTACCattattagattattttattattattttatgtctGTAAAGCTATCATTGATTCAATTTAGCATTGTCCGAGATTATCAACGATTACTCGAAAATTAAAGAAGCAACAAAATTCTGATTAcagtaataaatttagcaCGACAAATCAATTCTGTTGCTAGAACAGTTTTTGAAATACCGATGCCAATGTTAAACTGTGTCAATATCAGTTTTACacatgttattatttttcttatagtATTAATGATTTCACaacaataaacaaaatggaaaatattaatatttaatttcagatCTGGGTTCGTGAGTTTAGAGCTTGAAGATGTACCAGCAGGCAATTATCATATTATTCCAGCAACCTTTTTGCCAGGCCAAGAGGGGCCTTTTTTCTTAACCATAAAAGCTTCAtgtgattttgaaattttacgaattcattagaaaatattaattaatattgaagaaattttatctATTCATTAATAACAGAAATCTATACAGTTTATGAACTtaccatatttttatattgaaactagtgcataattttaaatttatagctaataaaatacttttaactGCATAAGAATCATTCCTCTCAAAATAAGCTACTTTTTAGATGAcagcttgaaatttttttggaccacATGTTTCTGGAGTACgtttctttaaattttgttttatcttCTGAATGCTCctagcttaaaaaataatatgattttaaattacattattgtcttttatttttagtgtaataaaagaaaaaaagatttttgttCAGATGTATGCTGTGacgattttttagaaaaatttttgtagatacaaaattttttgacacaagtaattcaatttaaatctCAAAATATTCTCTCATTTATCTGAGTGATAATCTTAAAGCATAAGTTAAAGATCTAGTCATTTTTACAGTACATAGTCATCTTTAAAGTTTTCGAGCACATTAAAATAGGAatcgctttttaaaatatttcttataattcacaaaattatGGAAGCGAATGCTATAGTTAACTTTCATCAACAATAA
It encodes:
- the LOC123264566 gene encoding calpain-7-like isoform X2, which encodes MDPNFEGAKKAASKAIEYDSEKQFEKALCWYEVTIKFLHKSLTHTNVSSKLSEYQDRIKVLKALEAMDADEWGWKNIAVMLYADAAELGLDIKKQIGNENVKAKLTNLTQRAINRAEELEGIDRNKIFDPLPLLQNLPTVPETIPASPTTSVNSSPSFGNNSPERSRKPSLHRGSSAHLKVTGGSGNYTEEEKKVLLTTSHINDNEFVPFMSVDLAEKFKFSTVFVDKDGLLELAPKQKNSFARWARPSDIFSEPKMLMNNHVDYFSIKQTVVSDCSFVASLAVSAQYEKKFGNRLITSIIYPQNYNKAPLYNPYGKYMVKLHINGIPRKVVIDDSLPVGSDDQLLCSYSSNRGEIWISLLEKAYMKVMGGYDFPGSNSNIDLHALTGWIPERWAIRVNEPDFNVDGLFKILLERLHNGSVLATVATGELSDSVSDKTGLVPTHAYAVLDIRLVDGKRLLQLKNPWSHLRWRGNFSEHDIHHWTPQLKRTLNYDPESASQYDNGIFWIDYESICRFFDVFYLNWNPKLFKYTYCIHQMWKAGVGPIKDAYNISDNPQFSLEVQQPNISGAIWILLTRHITDIADFRQNQEYITVLVYKNNGKRVFYPHDPPPYIDGVRINSPHYLTKIKLNPESESKYTLVVSQYEKMNTIYYTLRAYGTCPFSLKKMSEPYKFEKEIKDGQWKMEDKTAGGCGNHPGTYQDNPRYQINLESTHNNNYLLIILKGPKQYQIGFEIISMNNTNTPSTFQNKTSGPFRSGFVSLELEDVPAGNYHIIPATFLPGQEGPFFLTIKASCDFEILRIH
- the LOC123264566 gene encoding calpain-7-like isoform X1, whose amino-acid sequence is MDPNFEGAKKAASKAIEYDSEKQFEKALCWYEVTIKFLHKSLTHTNVSSKLSEYQDRIKVLKALVNDGKKNASESEEELQKVKFLFKEAMDADEWGWKNIAVMLYADAAELGLDIKKQIGNENVKAKLTNLTQRAINRAEELEGIDRNKIFDPLPLLQNLPTVPETIPASPTTSVNSSPSFGNNSPERSRKPSLHRGSSAHLKVTGGSGNYTEEEKKVLLTTSHINDNEFVPFMSVDLAEKFKFSTVFVDKDGLLELAPKQKNSFARWARPSDIFSEPKMLMNNHVDYFSIKQTVVSDCSFVASLAVSAQYEKKFGNRLITSIIYPQNYNKAPLYNPYGKYMVKLHINGIPRKVVIDDSLPVGSDDQLLCSYSSNRGEIWISLLEKAYMKVMGGYDFPGSNSNIDLHALTGWIPERWAIRVNEPDFNVDGLFKILLERLHNGSVLATVATGELSDSVSDKTGLVPTHAYAVLDIRLVDGKRLLQLKNPWSHLRWRGNFSEHDIHHWTPQLKRTLNYDPESASQYDNGIFWIDYESICRFFDVFYLNWNPKLFKYTYCIHQMWKAGVGPIKDAYNISDNPQFSLEVQQPNISGAIWILLTRHITDIADFRQNQEYITVLVYKNNGKRVFYPHDPPPYIDGVRINSPHYLTKIKLNPESESKYTLVVSQYEKMNTIYYTLRAYGTCPFSLKKMSEPYKFEKEIKDGQWKMEDKTAGGCGNHPGTYQDNPRYQINLESTHNNNYLLIILKGPKQYQIGFEIISMNNTNTPSTFQNKTSGPFRSGFVSLELEDVPAGNYHIIPATFLPGQEGPFFLTIKASCDFEILRIH
- the LOC123264566 gene encoding calpain-7-like isoform X3 is translated as MITKKLCVNDGKKNASESEEELQKVKFLFKEAMDADEWGWKNIAVMLYADAAELGLDIKKQIGNENVKAKLTNLTQRAINRAEELEGIDRNKIFDPLPLLQNLPTVPETIPASPTTSVNSSPSFGNNSPERSRKPSLHRGSSAHLKVTGGSGNYTEEEKKVLLTTSHINDNEFVPFMSVDLAEKFKFSTVFVDKDGLLELAPKQKNSFARWARPSDIFSEPKMLMNNHVDYFSIKQTVVSDCSFVASLAVSAQYEKKFGNRLITSIIYPQNYNKAPLYNPYGKYMVKLHINGIPRKVVIDDSLPVGSDDQLLCSYSSNRGEIWISLLEKAYMKVMGGYDFPGSNSNIDLHALTGWIPERWAIRVNEPDFNVDGLFKILLERLHNGSVLATVATGELSDSVSDKTGLVPTHAYAVLDIRLVDGKRLLQLKNPWSHLRWRGNFSEHDIHHWTPQLKRTLNYDPESASQYDNGIFWIDYESICRFFDVFYLNWNPKLFKYTYCIHQMWKAGVGPIKDAYNISDNPQFSLEVQQPNISGAIWILLTRHITDIADFRQNQEYITVLVYKNNGKRVFYPHDPPPYIDGVRINSPHYLTKIKLNPESESKYTLVVSQYEKMNTIYYTLRAYGTCPFSLKKMSEPYKFEKEIKDGQWKMEDKTAGGCGNHPGTYQDNPRYQINLESTHNNNYLLIILKGPKQYQIGFEIISMNNTNTPSTFQNKTSGPFRSGFVSLELEDVPAGNYHIIPATFLPGQEGPFFLTIKASCDFEILRIH
- the LOC123264566 gene encoding calpain-7-like isoform X4 — its product is MDYSLDLEAMDADEWGWKNIAVMLYADAAELGLDIKKQIGNENVKAKLTNLTQRAINRAEELEGIDRNKIFDPLPLLQNLPTVPETIPASPTTSVNSSPSFGNNSPERSRKPSLHRGSSAHLKVTGGSGNYTEEEKKVLLTTSHINDNEFVPFMSVDLAEKFKFSTVFVDKDGLLELAPKQKNSFARWARPSDIFSEPKMLMNNHVDYFSIKQTVVSDCSFVASLAVSAQYEKKFGNRLITSIIYPQNYNKAPLYNPYGKYMVKLHINGIPRKVVIDDSLPVGSDDQLLCSYSSNRGEIWISLLEKAYMKVMGGYDFPGSNSNIDLHALTGWIPERWAIRVNEPDFNVDGLFKILLERLHNGSVLATVATGELSDSVSDKTGLVPTHAYAVLDIRLVDGKRLLQLKNPWSHLRWRGNFSEHDIHHWTPQLKRTLNYDPESASQYDNGIFWIDYESICRFFDVFYLNWNPKLFKYTYCIHQMWKAGVGPIKDAYNISDNPQFSLEVQQPNISGAIWILLTRHITDIADFRQNQEYITVLVYKNNGKRVFYPHDPPPYIDGVRINSPHYLTKIKLNPESESKYTLVVSQYEKMNTIYYTLRAYGTCPFSLKKMSEPYKFEKEIKDGQWKMEDKTAGGCGNHPGTYQDNPRYQINLESTHNNNYLLIILKGPKQYQIGFEIISMNNTNTPSTFQNKTSGPFRSGFVSLELEDVPAGNYHIIPATFLPGQEGPFFLTIKASCDFEILRIH